The Lonsdalea populi genome window below encodes:
- a CDS encoding glycosyltransferase family 4 protein has protein sequence MIFVNARFLTQDITGVQRFAEELSLSLNTMRDDVVFLSPRNILRQDVAKQLNVKIIGKNSGHIWEQYDLPNYLKRNGSPLLINLCSTAPVFYKNKIVTHHDVTYKRYPQSYSKKFRLLYNTLVPLMIKNSHKLITVSEFSKLELGKYYHVDPHKIAVVYNAVSGKFSGNDKVSADVGRDAYLLAVSSPNYHKNFHSLIEAFSQLDNKDITLKVVGGGSGSFKKQSYLQNFDESRIQFVGRVSDDDLLELYRNAIAFIFPSLYEGFGIPPLEAQACGCPVVSSQAASMPEVLGDSATFFSPLDIHDMSEKIASVLSDPDLRSSLIQNGYENIQRFSWNKSAEQLSHIIDGVLNKR, from the coding sequence GTGATTTTCGTCAATGCCAGGTTTCTAACTCAAGATATTACCGGGGTGCAGCGCTTTGCAGAAGAACTGAGCCTGTCTCTGAATACAATGAGAGATGACGTGGTGTTCCTGTCACCGCGCAATATATTAAGACAGGATGTCGCTAAACAGCTCAACGTCAAAATTATCGGTAAAAACAGCGGCCATATTTGGGAGCAATACGATCTCCCCAACTATCTCAAGCGGAACGGTTCGCCTTTATTAATCAATTTGTGCAGCACTGCCCCCGTTTTTTATAAGAACAAAATTGTGACGCATCATGATGTCACGTATAAACGCTATCCGCAGAGCTATTCTAAAAAATTCAGGCTGCTGTATAACACCCTGGTCCCGTTAATGATTAAAAATTCCCATAAGCTGATTACCGTCAGTGAATTTTCTAAGCTGGAATTGGGGAAATATTATCACGTCGATCCTCATAAAATCGCCGTGGTTTACAATGCGGTGAGCGGTAAATTTAGCGGGAATGATAAAGTCAGCGCGGATGTCGGTCGCGATGCCTATTTGCTGGCGGTATCCTCCCCGAATTATCACAAGAACTTCCATAGTCTGATCGAAGCCTTCAGCCAACTGGACAATAAAGACATTACGTTGAAGGTAGTTGGCGGCGGTTCCGGAAGCTTTAAAAAACAGAGTTATCTGCAAAATTTTGACGAAAGCCGTATTCAATTTGTTGGCCGCGTCAGTGATGACGACCTGCTGGAGCTGTATCGCAACGCCATCGCGTTCATTTTTCCTTCGTTGTATGAAGGTTTCGGTATTCCCCCACTGGAAGCTCAGGCGTGCGGGTGTCCGGTGGTTTCCTCTCAGGCAGCCTCTATGCCGGAAGTATTAGGCGACAGCGCGACGTTTTTTTCACCACTCGATATTCATGATATGAGTGAAAAAATCGCTTCGGTCCTGTCTGATCCTGACTTGAGGAGTTCTCTTATTCAAAATGGATATGAAAATATTCAAAGATTCTCCTGGAATAAATCCGCAGAGCAACTGAGTCATATTATTGATGGCGTTTTAAATAAACGCTGA
- a CDS encoding arsenate reductase/protein-tyrosine-phosphatase family protein, with amino-acid sequence MFDSILVVCVGNICRSPTGERLLRQALPGKTVASAGLGALVGNPADRMAAEVAAQHGLSLEGHRARQLTGTLCRQFDLILVMEKGHIDAVGRHAPEVRGKTMLFGYWLNQQEIDDPYRRSREAFEMVFTQLEQSAHQWVQALSR; translated from the coding sequence ATGTTTGATTCCATTCTGGTGGTTTGTGTCGGCAACATATGCCGCTCTCCGACGGGGGAGCGGTTATTAAGACAGGCGCTGCCGGGCAAGACGGTGGCTTCGGCCGGACTGGGCGCGCTGGTCGGCAACCCCGCGGACAGAATGGCAGCGGAAGTCGCGGCCCAGCATGGCTTGTCGCTGGAGGGGCATCGCGCTCGCCAGCTTACTGGCACACTGTGCCGCCAGTTTGATCTGATTCTGGTGATGGAGAAGGGGCATATTGATGCCGTTGGCCGCCATGCGCCGGAAGTGAGAGGAAAAACCATGCTATTCGGCTACTGGCTGAACCAGCAGGAAATAGACGACCCCTACCGTAGAAGTCGTGAAGCGTTTGAAATGGTATTCACCCAATTAGAACAGTCTGCCCATCAATGGGTGCAGGCACTGAGCCGTTAA
- the wzc gene encoding tyrosine-protein kinase Wzc — translation MSEKIAVKTSEIDRSDDVDLGRLLGTMLDNRWLIISVTTIFTVLGILYVLMATPIYRADALIQVEQDAGDSLLKDVSSMLPDAKPQSAAEIELIKSRMVIGKTVQDLSLDTEVEQKYFPGIGKGFARILNQKSGNIAISRLQVPGMVMNKVLTLEVLDSGRYRLTDSDGRVDITGKVGQLESRDRVSILVSDIEAPAGTEFNVRKLDELTAINKTLNALAVADKGKDTGVLSLTLEGVDPEQTQKILNSIADNYLQQNVERKSAEAAKSLEFLKGQLPIVRTSLDEAENKLNLFRQQNDSVDLTLEAKSVLDTMVGVESQLNELTFKEAEISKLYTKEHPAYRALMEKRKTLEDERDKLNKRVNGMPKTQQEILRLTRDVNVGQEVYVQLMNKQQELSINKASTVGNVRIIDSAMVKMSPVKPKKALMVLLSIILGSMVSVAFVVLKTVLHKGIENPEQLEELGVNVYASVPLSEWQQKKDRETAVRHKRGSPMVPSLLAMGNPTDLAIEAIRSLRTSLHFAMMEAKNNVLMISGASPGIGKSFISANLGAVVAQSGQRVLVVDCDMRKGYAHQLMGTSGDKGLSDILSGQLAAETTVRQTAQENLSFIPRGQIPPNPSELLMHNNFSRFLGWASENFDIVLLDTPPILAVTDAAIISRQVGTSLLVARFLVNTPKEIEVSIRRFEQNGADIKGVILNAVVKRAASYYGDGSYNYYAYEYKSDN, via the coding sequence ATGTCAGAGAAAATTGCCGTGAAAACATCTGAAATTGATAGATCAGACGATGTCGATTTGGGCCGTTTACTGGGAACAATGCTGGATAACCGCTGGCTTATAATCAGCGTCACCACCATTTTTACTGTGCTCGGCATTCTCTATGTATTAATGGCGACGCCGATTTATCGCGCCGATGCGTTAATACAAGTTGAACAAGATGCGGGAGACAGCCTCTTAAAAGATGTTTCCAGCATGTTGCCGGACGCCAAGCCGCAATCTGCCGCTGAGATTGAATTAATCAAATCCCGGATGGTGATTGGGAAAACCGTTCAAGATTTATCGTTGGACACGGAGGTGGAGCAAAAATACTTCCCAGGCATCGGTAAAGGTTTCGCGCGCATTCTGAATCAGAAGTCTGGAAATATCGCCATTTCCCGCCTGCAGGTCCCCGGCATGGTCATGAACAAAGTGCTGACGCTGGAAGTGTTGGATAGCGGGCGCTATCGCCTGACCGACAGCGACGGCCGCGTTGATATTACGGGGAAAGTCGGGCAACTGGAAAGTCGCGATAGGGTTTCTATTCTGGTGAGTGATATTGAAGCGCCGGCAGGAACGGAATTCAACGTGCGTAAACTGGATGAGCTGACGGCGATTAATAAAACGCTTAATGCGCTGGCGGTGGCGGATAAGGGCAAAGATACCGGCGTATTGTCACTGACGCTGGAAGGCGTTGATCCCGAGCAGACGCAAAAGATTCTGAACAGCATCGCCGATAATTATCTGCAGCAGAACGTTGAACGGAAATCAGCGGAAGCGGCGAAAAGTCTGGAATTTCTCAAAGGTCAGCTGCCTATTGTACGGACCTCGTTGGATGAGGCGGAAAATAAGCTGAATCTCTTCCGCCAACAGAATGACTCCGTGGATCTCACGCTGGAAGCGAAGTCCGTGTTGGATACGATGGTGGGCGTTGAGTCTCAGTTGAACGAGCTTACCTTTAAAGAGGCGGAAATTTCCAAGCTCTATACCAAGGAGCATCCGGCCTACCGCGCTCTGATGGAAAAACGCAAAACGCTGGAAGATGAGCGGGACAAACTGAACAAACGCGTCAACGGCATGCCCAAGACCCAGCAGGAAATTCTGCGGTTAACGCGTGACGTCAATGTCGGTCAGGAAGTCTATGTCCAGTTGATGAATAAACAGCAGGAACTGAGTATTAACAAGGCCAGCACCGTCGGCAACGTGCGAATCATCGACTCGGCGATGGTGAAAATGAGCCCGGTGAAACCGAAGAAAGCGTTGATGGTGTTGCTGTCAATCATCCTTGGCAGCATGGTGTCCGTTGCTTTCGTCGTGCTCAAAACCGTATTGCATAAAGGGATCGAAAACCCCGAGCAGTTGGAAGAGCTGGGCGTCAATGTCTATGCCAGCGTGCCGCTGTCCGAATGGCAGCAGAAGAAAGATCGTGAAACGGCCGTCAGACATAAACGGGGCAGCCCTATGGTTCCTTCGCTGCTGGCGATGGGGAATCCGACCGATCTGGCTATCGAAGCGATCCGGAGTCTGCGCACCAGCCTGCACTTCGCCATGATGGAAGCGAAAAACAATGTACTGATGATTTCCGGCGCCAGTCCGGGTATCGGCAAGTCTTTTATCAGCGCCAACCTGGGGGCTGTCGTTGCCCAGTCGGGCCAGCGCGTTCTGGTGGTGGACTGCGACATGCGCAAAGGCTATGCCCACCAGTTGATGGGGACGAGCGGCGACAAAGGGCTATCGGATATTCTGTCCGGACAGCTTGCCGCGGAAACGACGGTGCGTCAGACAGCCCAGGAAAATCTGAGTTTTATTCCGCGTGGGCAGATCCCGCCGAACCCGTCGGAACTGTTAATGCACAACAATTTCTCCCGTTTCCTGGGGTGGGCGAGTGAAAACTTCGACATCGTTCTACTGGATACGCCGCCGATTCTGGCCGTGACCGACGCGGCGATCATCAGCCGTCAGGTGGGCACGTCGCTGCTGGTGGCTCGCTTCCTGGTAAATACGCCGAAGGAGATCGAAGTCAGCATCCGCCGTTTCGAGCAGAACGGTGCCGACATCAAGGGCGTTATCTTGAATGCCGTCGTGAAACGCGCGGCCAGCTACTACGGAGATGGTAGCTACAACTACTATGCGTATGAATACAAGTCGGATAATTAA